DNA from Ovis aries strain OAR_USU_Benz2616 breed Rambouillet chromosome 15, ARS-UI_Ramb_v3.0, whole genome shotgun sequence:
CTATTGCTCGAGCCTTCATGCTCTCCAGAGGACTTGGCACTGCGTGCAGAGTCAATATTTTCAGTTCACTGATCCAGGGAAAAGAACACAATAACCAGCTGGAAAGAAAGCAGATGAGTTTGTAGAAATCTATGTATTTCCTTAAGGTAATTGGAATCTGGTAAGTTCGTATGGTCTGATGAACACAATGAAGAGTTTTTATCTGGATTTATGTCTGAAGTTATAGCCGTTTTAAGGCTCCAATTTTACCTTTTGAACCTTAGCTCTTTTGCCACGCTTTGTTAACAAAACCTAGTTCCAGCTTCCAAATATACCTTATGTGAAAGAATGGTGTTCCTAGGACCAGATTTGGAGATATCTGGACATTTTGGCGTTCTTTACTGAATAGTTACATTGAttctaaaaaaatcaaatagcatCACTGGTTTAGGGAGGATGGGAGGAAGTTGATATCTAGTCTGAGTCAGGGAGGTTAGTGTTGGTGGGAAGCCCTAGTCTCTGGTATGTCTGTTTTATCTAAGATGAGAGCTCTGGAGGTGTGGATTATCTCTGTCCTAAAGGAGGTGTTCCCATCAAGAAGCTGAAGGATCACTTTGCTAGGAAATTTCTAAAGGAAACTTGATGGGgtgtactgaaaaagaaaataaaagctataattTTGAGCTGACCCAGAAATAGAACCAAATGAAAGGAGTTCCCATATATAATACAGGAATCGTAAATGCCACGTGACCAACACCAAGAGCAAACCATAGttcaagcaaaggaaaaaaaaaaaaaaagagagagagaaagagaaacattcAGCTTTCCCCAAACTCTAGAGACTGATGTCCAATCCAGTAGCCAGTACCCAGTCAGAAGATTGCTGTGAGTGTAAAATGCacacttaattttaaatatttcatacacAAAACAAAGAATGTAAAACATCTCGTTAACAGttgtttatattgattacatgttaaaggaataatattttggatatgttgagtaaaataacatattattaaaattaacttcacatgtttcctttaaattttttaagctgTGCATGTGGCCCGCATTGTATTTCTGTTAGAAGTGCTGCTATAGGTGGTCTGGAAAGTGATAACTTATGAGGCAAAACAGAAGAGCAAATTTGTTTCTTCCGACTTTGAAATTTGCCTTCAGATATTCACACTTACTTCTTAGTTTGGAGGAACAGGCTTCTACTTTCtcagaaaggagaagggagttgAATCTAGGAGGATCCAAAACTCATTAGGACCACTGCCATTGTTGATAAAAATTGGCTGAGTTTGGGATTCCTCAGAGTAttaaaaacagggacttccctggccattaaatggttaagactctgtgcttacTGTAGGGGGgacgcagctttgatccctggacagAGAATTACATAATTACATCCCTGGACACCTGATGCTGTGTGGTACagccaagcaaacaaacaaacaaacaaacaaaaaaaacccaaaatgttACTGGGGCCCATCAACCAATGTTCTAAGTTTTAGTATGACAATCATTTATAAGGTGATTTCATAAGTATCTTAGATTTATTCATAAGTGGTTATAGTGAACCAGGCCAGGAACACGTGGAAATCTGTTTATCTGTGTTTGTGAATGATGGGGAATCCATGTGTGGTCAGATAAATTCAGCACGAGCTGCTATCACTCACTCCTATAATAGTACCTGTAAACCCAAACTGTTGActcttaaggggcttccctggtggctcagcagtgaagaatccacctgcaatgcaggagctgcagaagacctgggttccatccttgggttgggaaaatcccctggaggtgggcatggcaacccactccagtattcttgcctggaaaatcccctggacagagaagactggagtactacagtccatggggtcgcaaagagtcagacgcgactgaaagTACTTAGCGTGCACATACATTGACgcctaaaatttctttttcttctctcaactGCTTGCATTAGGAGACTTTTCCATAcattcttattgcaaaatttttctttttagaactcTCTAAGGTGcaattttctgtaaaatgataGTCATAATTCTCAAGTCTGGTATTTTCTGGCGAGGCACATAGGCCTGGTTTCTGCTTTGCCTGTATTGTCCTCTCTTGCTGGAAGAACAACAATAGGCATTCATGTGGGGCCTATGCTGATACAGCATCAAGGCCTATATAAGTGTTTTTGTAGATAGAGGCAGAAATTTTAGTGGCTAAGAGCTTCAGCTGTAAATTCAGATTTGAGATTCAGAAGTTGGGAAACTGTGAACaatgagaaggggaaaaatggGAATTATTCAAGCTAAAGTGGAAATATGGTCATTTTACTATCattttatttgtagaattttaatagaataaatgagtttatattttaaaagtgatgcGTTTATACTTATGAAATATTCACTCCACTattatcatttttccagtggttctTTGGAAAATAAGTTACTTTCCCATAGGTAGTCATGTTGTCGGAATGGattttttcttgtctttcagATTTTCCAAAGGGTCAGCTGTGATCAAAATTACATGGGATCACTCAGCAACTACTCCTCTCCCCTAGTCTCCGAATTCCTCCTCATCTGCTTCCCTAACTACCAGAGCTGGCAGCACTGGCTGTCCCTGCCCCTcagtctcctcttcctcctggccATGGGGGCCAACGCCACCCTCCTGATCACCATCCGGCTGGAGGCCTCTCTGCACGAGCCCATGTACTACCTGCTTAGCCTCCTCTCCCTGCTGGACATGGTGCTCTGCCTCACCATCATCCCCAAGGTCCTGGCCATCTTCTGGTTTGACAATAAAGCCATCAGTTTCTCAGGCTGCTTCCTCCAGATGTTCATCATGAACAGTTTCCTGACCATGGAGTCCTGCACATTCATggtcatggcctatgaccgctatgtggccatctgcaacCCTCTGCATTACCCGTCTGTCATCACTAACCAATTTGTAGCTAGGGCTGCCATCTTTGTAGTGGCCCGGAATGGCCTTGTTACTATACCTATCCGCATTCTTTCCTCCCGACTGAGATACTGTGCGGAGAACACCATCAAGAACTGCATCTGCACTAACCTGTCTGTGTCCAAACTCTCCTGTGATGACATCACCTTCAATCGGCTCTACCGGTTTGTGGCAGGCTGGACCCTACTGGGCTCTGACCTCATCCTTATCATTCTCTCGTACTCTTGTATCCTGAAAGCTGTGCTAAAGATCAAGGTTGAGGGAGCTGCTGCTAAGGCCCTGAGCACCTGTGGTTCTCACTTCATCCTCATCCTCTTCTTCAGCACAGTCCTGCTGGTCCTGGTCATCACTAACCTGGCCAGGAAGAGGATTCCCCCAGATGTCCCCATCCTGCTCAACATCCTGCACCACCTCATCCCCCCAGCTCTGAATCCCATTGTTTATGGTATGAGAACCAAGGAGATCAAGCAGGGAATCCAGAAACTGCTCAGGAGGTTATAAGAGGTAAAATGTGAGAGTCCTAATCTTGGGAACAGAAATTGCTAACAGGCAATGATTATCCTGAGGCATAACTGCGGGAATAAGTTTCGATGTTGCTTTCTCCAGTGTTAGAGTTGATTATGAAGATATCCGTAACTTGGTTCCTACTTTCTATTTCACTTACTGGAAACTTAGTCTTTTGCATTCTGGAGTTACCTGAATGTTTCCCCTGGCCTTATCTATGTAAGAGGGACTTATCAAGCCATAGTTACAAGAGCTTAACTAGAgtgatattatttttcaaataaagaaaaactgtttctatgagtttgcttctattgtgttttgtttgttggtcttactttttagatttcatatataagtgaaatcatgtagtatttgtcccttctctgtctgacttctttcacttagcatgtccTCTAGGTCTAATTTTgtttcaaatggcaaaattttattcttttaaaaaatgcctgcATAATAGTTAGTTGTTTATATataaccacattttctttatccatttatgtaTAGATGGACATTCAAGCTGCTTCCATAtctgggctattgtaaataatgcctcAATGTAcataagggtgcatgtatctttttgaattagtgtcttccttttctttggatAAACACCCAGatgtggaatttctggatcatatggtagttctatttttagtttttttgagaggGACTTGTCAACTTTTGTACATTGTAGAtgcagcaatttacattcccaccaatagtgcgcaagggtccccttttctccacatccttgccaacacctgATTTTTGGTTACTGTCAGAAGGGATGAGcattgtgtgttgtgtgtgttgcatgcgtgtatgtgtgtgtgtgtgagggtagGAACAGGTGAGATAGATAAAGggcattaagaaataaaaaatttcatctataaaataaatgtagTGCACAGTgtaggaaatatagccaatagtATTGTAATAACTCTGCGTGGTGACAGATGGTACCTAGACTtaccatggtgatcattttgtaatgtgtaAA
Protein-coding regions in this window:
- the LOC101119931 gene encoding olfactory receptor 56A4-like produces the protein MGSLSNYSSPLVSEFLLICFPNYQSWQHWLSLPLSLLFLLAMGANATLLITIRLEASLHEPMYYLLSLLSLLDMVLCLTIIPKVLAIFWFDNKAISFSGCFLQMFIMNSFLTMESCTFMVMAYDRYVAICNPLHYPSVITNQFVARAAIFVVARNGLVTIPIRILSSRLRYCAENTIKNCICTNLSVSKLSCDDITFNRLYRFVAGWTLLGSDLILIILSYSCILKAVLKIKVEGAAAKALSTCGSHFILILFFSTVLLVLVITNLARKRIPPDVPILLNILHHLIPPALNPIVYGMRTKEIKQGIQKLLRRL